The following are encoded in a window of Alphaproteobacteria bacterium genomic DNA:
- a CDS encoding integration host factor subunit beta, whose amino-acid sequence MIRSELVQKLCDDHPDLTLKEVERVVTAFFDSIIEQLQTGGRVELRGFGAFSTRGRDARKGRNPRTGEAVDVSAKSVPYFKPGKEMRERLNV is encoded by the coding sequence GTGATCCGATCAGAGCTGGTTCAGAAGCTATGCGACGACCATCCCGATTTGACCCTCAAGGAGGTTGAACGGGTCGTCACCGCATTCTTCGATTCGATCATCGAGCAGCTCCAGACCGGCGGCCGTGTCGAGTTGCGCGGCTTCGGCGCCTTCTCGACCCGCGGTCGCGACGCGCGCAAGGGCCGCAACCCCCGCACCGGCGAGGCGGTGGACGTCTCCGCCAAGAGCGTGCCCTATTTCAAGCCAGGCAAGGAAATGCGCGAGCGCTTAAACGTCTGA
- a CDS encoding 30S ribosomal protein S1, with product MATTANPTRDDFAAMLNDSLGGEDQGFEGRVVKGIVTAIENDLAVIDVGLKSEGRVPLREFAMPGQKAELSVGDEVEVFVDRIENTHGEAMLSRDRARREAAWDKLETEHNAGNRVEGVIFGRVKGGFTVDLGGAVAFLPGSQVDIRPVRDVGPLMDLAQPFQILKMDRRRGNIVVSRRAILEETRAEQRSGLIQSLEEGQIVDGVVKNITDYGAFVDLGGIDGLLHVTDISYKRVGHPSEVINIGDTVKVQIIRINRDTQRISLGMKQLESDPWEGAGAKYPVGGVFKGRVTNITEYGAFVELEAGIEGLVHVSEMSWTKKNVHPGKIVSTSQEVDVAVIEVDEEKRRISLGLKQAQANPWHAFADKHPVGTEVEGEVKNATEFGLFIGLDGDVDGMVHMSDIAWGVTGEEALNLHRKGESVKAVVLDVDVEKERISLGMKQLERGGVAKGGGAGAGAGSGANKGETVTVTVLDVKDGGLDVQIGDDGATGFIKRTDLGRDRDEQRPERFQVGQKFDALVIGFDRSKKPNFSIKALQIAEEKQAVAQYGSSDSGASLGDILGEALKQKNS from the coding sequence ATGGCCACCACGGCAAACCCCACGCGCGACGATTTCGCCGCGATGCTCAACGACTCCCTCGGCGGCGAGGACCAGGGCTTCGAAGGCCGGGTCGTCAAAGGCATCGTCACCGCGATCGAGAACGATCTCGCGGTCATCGACGTCGGCCTCAAGTCGGAAGGCCGCGTGCCGCTGCGCGAATTCGCCATGCCCGGCCAGAAGGCCGAATTGAGCGTCGGCGACGAGGTCGAAGTGTTCGTCGACCGCATCGAGAACACCCATGGCGAGGCGATGCTGAGCCGCGACCGCGCCCGCCGCGAGGCCGCCTGGGACAAGCTCGAGACCGAGCACAATGCCGGCAACCGGGTCGAGGGCGTGATCTTCGGCCGGGTCAAGGGCGGCTTCACCGTCGATCTCGGCGGCGCCGTCGCCTTCCTTCCGGGTTCGCAGGTCGATATCCGCCCGGTCCGCGACGTCGGCCCGCTGATGGACCTCGCCCAGCCGTTCCAGATTTTGAAGATGGACCGCCGCCGCGGCAACATCGTCGTCTCGCGCCGGGCGATCCTCGAAGAGACCCGCGCCGAGCAGCGCTCGGGCCTCATCCAGAGCCTCGAAGAGGGCCAGATCGTCGACGGCGTGGTCAAGAACATCACCGATTACGGCGCCTTCGTCGATTTGGGCGGGATCGACGGCCTGCTCCACGTCACCGACATCAGCTACAAGCGCGTCGGCCACCCGAGCGAGGTCATCAACATCGGCGACACCGTCAAGGTGCAGATCATCCGCATCAACCGCGACACCCAGCGCATCAGCCTCGGCATGAAGCAGCTCGAGAGCGATCCGTGGGAGGGCGCGGGCGCCAAATATCCGGTCGGCGGCGTGTTCAAGGGCCGCGTGACCAACATCACCGAATATGGCGCCTTCGTCGAGCTCGAGGCCGGGATCGAGGGCCTCGTCCACGTCTCCGAGATGAGCTGGACCAAGAAGAACGTCCATCCGGGCAAGATCGTCTCCACCTCGCAGGAGGTCGACGTGGCGGTGATCGAGGTCGACGAGGAGAAGCGCCGAATCTCGCTCGGGCTCAAGCAGGCCCAGGCCAATCCGTGGCACGCCTTCGCCGACAAGCATCCCGTCGGCACCGAGGTCGAAGGCGAGGTCAAGAACGCGACCGAGTTCGGCCTGTTCATCGGCCTGGACGGCGACGTCGACGGCATGGTCCACATGTCGGACATCGCCTGGGGCGTGACCGGCGAGGAGGCGCTGAACCTTCACCGCAAGGGCGAGAGCGTCAAGGCCGTGGTGCTCGACGTGGACGTCGAGAAGGAGCGCATCTCGCTCGGCATGAAGCAGCTCGAGCGCGGCGGGGTCGCCAAGGGCGGCGGCGCGGGCGCGGGCGCGGGCTCGGGCGCGAACAAGGGCGAGACGGTCACCGTCACCGTGCTCGACGTCAAGGACGGCGGTTTGGACGTTCAGATCGGCGACGACGGGGCGACCGGCTTCATCAAGCGCACCGATCTCGGCCGCGACCGCGACGAGCAGCGCCCCGAGCGCTTCCAGGTCGGCCAGAAGTTCGACGCCCTGGTGATCGGCTTCGATCGCTCGAAGAAGCCCAATTTCTCGATCAAGGCGCTCCAGATCGCCGAGGAAAAGCAGGCCGTGGCGCAATACGGCTCCTCCGATTCCGGCGCCTCCCTCGGCGACATCCTCGGCGAGGCCTTAAAGCAGAAGAACAGCTAA
- a CDS encoding helix-turn-helix transcriptional regulator: MAKNKPDLVKWEPDLSPKAQEHIGQLRRELEPRIALMRSLRKALGLTQAEVAGLLGVTQSNVSKIEVRGDPSLSVLERIAEAKGKRLRLVVESGEGVVETSFALS, translated from the coding sequence ATGGCGAAGAACAAGCCTGATTTGGTCAAGTGGGAGCCCGACCTCTCTCCGAAGGCACAGGAGCATATCGGCCAGCTGCGCCGGGAGCTGGAGCCGCGGATCGCCTTGATGCGGAGCCTGCGCAAGGCGCTCGGCCTGACCCAGGCCGAAGTGGCCGGGCTGCTCGGCGTCACGCAGTCGAACGTCTCGAAGATCGAGGTTCGGGGCGACCCCAGCCTGTCCGTCCTGGAGCGGATCGCCGAGGCCAAGGGCAAGCGGCTTCGGCTGGTGGTAGAATCCGGCGAAGGGGTGGTTGAGACCAGCTTTGCGCTGAGCTGA
- a CDS encoding BrnA antitoxin family protein yields MNDEPRRPPPPPDGEYDENPEWTEEDFANARPASEVLGPEMAARLMRQRGRPAMAAGERKEAVSIRLSPDVLAHFRATGDGWQTRIDEALRGYVAAQRI; encoded by the coding sequence ATGAATGACGAACCTCGGCGGCCCCCGCCCCCACCCGACGGCGAGTATGACGAAAACCCCGAATGGACCGAGGAGGATTTCGCCAACGCCCGCCCGGCTTCGGAGGTGCTCGGCCCCGAAATGGCCGCCCGCCTGATGCGCCAGCGCGGCCGCCCGGCCATGGCCGCCGGCGAGCGGAAGGAAGCGGTCTCGATCCGCCTCTCCCCCGACGTCCTCGCTCACTTCCGCGCCACCGGCGACGGCTGGCAGACCAGAATAGATGAAGCGCTCCGCGGCTATGTAGCCGCTCAGCGAATTTAG
- a CDS encoding BrnT family toxin, whose translation MNHEFDPAKDEANLAAHGLRLSDFAGFDTEVAVVEDKRFDYGERRFRAFGRIDGKGYCLVLTVRDGRERLISFRRCHEKEMRRYE comes from the coding sequence ATGAACCATGAATTCGATCCGGCAAAGGACGAGGCGAATCTCGCCGCGCACGGCCTGAGGCTGAGCGACTTCGCCGGCTTCGACACGGAGGTCGCGGTCGTGGAAGACAAGCGCTTCGACTATGGCGAGCGCCGCTTCCGCGCCTTCGGGCGGATCGATGGCAAGGGCTATTGCCTGGTCCTCACTGTCCGCGACGGCAGGGAGCGGCTGATCAGCTTCCGCCGCTGCCACGAGAAGGAGATGCGCCGCTATGAATGA
- a CDS encoding type II toxin-antitoxin system HicB family antitoxin → MNTYPIVLTPDDNGTFLVTFPDVPGAISYGATEAQALENAADALETLFSGLIADRRDIPAPSRPRGRPTVTLSLLGALKLSVYRAMRAQGWRKADLARAMNLNPRQVDRLLDLRHASTVAQLALALKVCGRRAEVETRDLAAA, encoded by the coding sequence ATGAACACCTATCCGATCGTCCTCACGCCGGACGACAACGGCACCTTTCTGGTGACCTTCCCCGACGTCCCCGGCGCAATCAGCTACGGAGCGACCGAGGCCCAAGCGCTGGAAAATGCGGCGGATGCGCTGGAGACGCTATTTTCCGGCCTCATCGCCGACCGCCGGGATATTCCGGCACCCTCCCGGCCGCGCGGCCGGCCGACGGTCACGCTGTCGCTGCTCGGCGCCCTCAAGCTCTCCGTCTATCGCGCCATGCGCGCGCAGGGGTGGCGCAAGGCCGACCTGGCCCGCGCGATGAACCTCAACCCCCGCCAGGTCGATCGCCTGCTCGACCTGCGCCACGCCTCGACGGTGGCCCAACTGGCCTTGGCCCTGAAGGTGTGCGGGCGCCGCGCCGAAGTGGAAACGCGGGATTTGGCGGCGGCGTAG
- a CDS encoding type II toxin-antitoxin system HicA family toxin, whose amino-acid sequence MNSSQFRRYLAGHGCTFEEGKRHTLVRRGDKMAALPRHGGSKQLGTGLMRAIRKDLGIED is encoded by the coding sequence ATGAACAGCAGCCAGTTCCGCCGCTATCTCGCCGGGCATGGCTGCACGTTCGAGGAAGGCAAGAGGCATACCCTGGTCCGGCGCGGCGACAAGATGGCCGCCCTCCCGCGGCACGGCGGGAGCAAGCAGCTGGGCACCGGCCTGATGCGGGCGATCAGGAAGGACTTGGGAATCGAGGATTGA
- a CDS encoding ATP-binding protein, whose amino-acid sequence MLEGEAAWAWYFRGLPPPVLRRISEEFFAWQAHGGQQEPAASAGAGSGHWRVWLLMAGRNFGKTRAGAEWVSARARENPGARIALAGATRDEVTKVMIEGPSGLLAVARSDERLRWRPTRGVLEFPNGAEAFPYSGAAPEALRGPEHHFAWCDELAKWRRAEAAWDNLMLGLRLGERPRAIVTTTPRSGAILRRVRADSGTVETNGTMAENVHASGAFVRWAEAAYGGTRLGRQELEGVLFDQPEGALFPREIMEKGRVQLGTVTSNCPFGRVVVGVDPPASVEGACGIVVCALGADEIAYVLDDRSVAGLRPEGWARAVAAAARDWGADRVIAEQNQGGDMVESVLRSIEARLPVRLVSASRGKVARAEPVAALFESGRARLAGRFPALEDELAGLTLAGGYEGPGKSPDRADALVWAMAELAAPRAEPRIRML is encoded by the coding sequence ATGCTGGAGGGCGAGGCGGCGTGGGCGTGGTATTTTCGCGGGCTGCCGCCGCCGGTGCTGAGAAGGATCAGCGAGGAATTCTTCGCCTGGCAGGCGCATGGCGGGCAGCAGGAGCCGGCGGCCTCCGCCGGGGCAGGCTCGGGCCACTGGCGCGTGTGGCTGCTGATGGCCGGGCGCAATTTCGGCAAGACCCGGGCCGGGGCGGAGTGGGTCAGCGCAAGGGCGCGGGAGAATCCGGGCGCGCGGATCGCGCTGGCCGGGGCGACCCGCGACGAGGTGACCAAGGTGATGATCGAGGGGCCGAGCGGGCTGCTCGCCGTGGCGCGGAGCGACGAGCGCCTGCGCTGGCGGCCGACGCGGGGCGTGCTGGAATTCCCGAACGGGGCGGAGGCCTTTCCCTATTCGGGCGCGGCGCCGGAAGCGCTTCGCGGCCCCGAGCATCATTTCGCCTGGTGCGACGAGCTCGCCAAATGGCGGCGGGCGGAGGCGGCGTGGGACAATCTGATGCTCGGGCTGAGGCTGGGCGAGCGGCCGCGGGCGATCGTCACCACCACGCCGCGTTCGGGCGCGATCCTGCGGCGCGTGCGGGCGGATTCGGGGACGGTCGAGACGAACGGGACGATGGCGGAGAATGTCCATGCGTCGGGCGCGTTCGTGCGCTGGGCCGAGGCGGCTTATGGAGGCACCCGGCTCGGGCGGCAGGAGCTGGAGGGGGTGCTGTTCGACCAGCCGGAGGGGGCGCTGTTTCCGCGGGAGATCATGGAGAAGGGGCGGGTTCAGTTGGGGACAGTTACTAGTAACTGTCCCTTCGGGCGCGTCGTGGTCGGTGTCGATCCGCCGGCGAGCGTCGAGGGGGCGTGCGGGATCGTGGTTTGCGCTCTTGGCGCGGACGAGATCGCCTATGTGCTCGACGACCGCAGCGTGGCGGGCTTGAGGCCCGAGGGCTGGGCGCGGGCGGTGGCGGCGGCGGCTCGGGACTGGGGCGCGGACCGGGTGATCGCCGAGCAGAACCAGGGCGGCGACATGGTCGAGAGCGTGCTGAGGAGCATCGAGGCGCGGCTGCCGGTGCGGCTGGTCAGCGCCAGCCGGGGCAAGGTGGCGCGGGCCGAGCCGGTCGCGGCCCTGTTCGAGAGCGGGCGGGCGCGGCTGGCGGGGCGGTTTCCGGCGCTCGAGGACGAGCTTGCGGGGCTGACGCTCGCCGGCGGCTATGAGGGGCCGGGCAAGTCGCCCGACCGGGCCGACGCCCTCGTCTGGGCGATGGCCGAGCTGGCCGCGCCGCGCGCCGAGCCGCGGATTCGCATGCTCTAA
- a CDS encoding antirepresssor protein RebB, translating into MPDYPEHYRVNPQVTDAVTQSNVKVLADGPAIAMGTIYQSLAQATGLMFQNAVTTQNSQNILQQAATTQGVIQLFSVDTLADADASVGLAESLAQILRTGT; encoded by the coding sequence ATGCCAGACTATCCGGAGCACTATCGGGTCAACCCGCAGGTCACCGACGCGGTCACCCAGTCGAACGTCAAGGTCCTGGCCGACGGCCCCGCGATCGCGATGGGCACGATCTACCAGTCGCTGGCCCAGGCGACCGGGCTGATGTTCCAGAACGCCGTCACCACCCAGAACTCGCAGAACATCCTGCAGCAGGCGGCGACGACCCAGGGCGTCATCCAGCTGTTCAGCGTCGACACGCTGGCCGACGCGGACGCCTCGGTCGGCCTCGCCGAGAGCCTGGCGCAGATCCTCCGCACCGGCACCTGA
- a CDS encoding RebB like protein: protein MPEHVNAQITDAITQTNVKVLAEAPAQAMAAFYQIMASANGIAGQNAVSNQHNLNQLNATIVAKAIQMIESGS from the coding sequence ATGCCGGAACATGTCAATGCCCAGATCACCGACGCCATCACCCAGACCAACGTCAAGGTGCTGGCCGAGGCGCCGGCCCAGGCGATGGCCGCCTTCTACCAGATCATGGCCAGCGCCAACGGCATCGCCGGCCAGAACGCGGTCAGCAATCAGCACAACCTCAACCAGCTCAACGCCACCATCGTCGCCAAGGCGATCCAGATGATCGAGAGCGGCAGTTGA